The following proteins come from a genomic window of Mycolicibacterium rufum:
- a CDS encoding P1 family peptidase gives MRARDLGIVIGEHPTGAANAITDVPGVRVGHLTLDAEGPPAVHTGVTVVIPHDDIWTEPVFAGAHRLNGSGEMTGLEWIRESGELTTPIGLTNTHSVGVVRDELVAAQVRARGEGLYWSLPVVGETYDGLLNDINGFHVRPEHVRSALADASAAPPAEGNVGGGTGMICHGFKGGIGTASRTTETAVGRYTVGVLVQANHGRRERLRINGIGVGEAIGPSAVPLPELPDRYEPGSGSIIVVVATDAPLLPHQCARLAQRSALAVGRLGGTGEQYSGDLMLAFSTGNRGIPPYAWDEDAGTACPEIPARMVAPQMMTRLFDLTIEATEEAIVNAMVAARTMTGRHGLTVHALDHALLRQALSSPRPQETS, from the coding sequence ATGCGGGCCAGAGACCTGGGAATCGTCATCGGGGAACACCCCACCGGTGCCGCCAACGCGATCACCGACGTTCCCGGGGTGCGCGTCGGACACCTCACCCTGGACGCCGAGGGGCCACCCGCCGTGCACACCGGCGTCACGGTCGTCATCCCGCACGACGACATCTGGACCGAACCGGTGTTCGCCGGCGCCCACCGCCTCAACGGCAGCGGGGAGATGACCGGGCTGGAGTGGATCCGGGAATCCGGCGAGCTGACCACGCCGATCGGCCTGACCAACACCCACAGCGTCGGCGTCGTGCGCGACGAACTGGTGGCCGCGCAGGTCCGCGCCCGCGGTGAGGGGTTGTACTGGTCACTGCCGGTGGTCGGCGAGACCTACGACGGATTGCTCAACGACATCAACGGCTTCCACGTCCGGCCCGAGCACGTCCGGTCGGCGCTGGCGGACGCCTCGGCCGCACCGCCCGCCGAGGGCAACGTCGGCGGGGGCACCGGGATGATCTGCCACGGGTTCAAGGGCGGCATCGGCACCGCGTCGCGCACGACGGAGACCGCTGTCGGCCGCTACACCGTGGGAGTGCTGGTGCAGGCCAACCACGGCCGCCGGGAACGGTTGCGCATCAACGGAATCGGCGTCGGAGAAGCGATCGGGCCGTCGGCGGTGCCGCTGCCGGAGCTGCCCGACCGCTACGAGCCGGGGTCGGGATCGATCATCGTGGTCGTCGCGACCGACGCTCCGCTGCTCCCCCACCAGTGCGCGCGCCTGGCGCAGCGATCGGCGCTGGCGGTGGGCCGACTCGGCGGCACCGGCGAACAGTACAGCGGCGACCTGATGCTCGCGTTCTCCACCGGCAACCGCGGCATCCCTCCGTACGCCTGGGACGAGGACGCCGGCACGGCCTGCCCGGAGATACCGGCGCGCATGGTGGCCCCGCAAATGATGACCCGGCTGTTCGACCTGACGATCGAGGCCACCGAGGAGGCGATCGTCAACGCGATGGTGGCCGCCCGGACCATGACCGGACGCCACGGCCTCACCGTCCACGCTCTGGATCACGCCCTGCTCCGCCAAGCCCTTTCGTCCCCCCGACCGCAGGAGACCTCATGA
- a CDS encoding acyl-CoA dehydrogenase family protein, whose translation MDLQWSPSELAFRDEVRAFLAAKLTPELRRAGRLMTSVYADHEASMEWQRILHEKGWAAPAWPVEHGGCDWSLTQHYIFSRESTLAGAPTLSPMGIKMVAHAIVRFGTEEQKDYFLPRILTGEVFFCQGYSEPEAGSDLAALSMAARDDGDDLVCTGSKIWTTHAREANWMFALVRTTRGEKKQRGITFVLIDLTSPGVEIRPLVMTSGEEVQNQVFFDEVRVPKANVIGEIDDGWTVAKYLLEFERGGGSSAPALQVMAEEIAAAAAEQPGPGGGRLLDDPAFARKLADARIRTEVLEILEYQVLAVVAAGGNPGAKSSMLKVLGTELSQSITELAMEAAGPRGRAYQPHATCPGGPIADFDPPADGYVTGAPWQAVAPLRYFNDRAGSIYAGSNEIQRNILAKAALGL comes from the coding sequence ATGGATCTGCAGTGGTCACCGTCCGAGCTCGCGTTCCGCGACGAGGTACGGGCGTTCCTCGCCGCAAAGCTCACCCCCGAGCTGCGGCGCGCAGGCCGGCTGATGACGAGCGTCTACGCCGACCACGAGGCCAGCATGGAGTGGCAGCGGATCCTGCACGAGAAGGGCTGGGCGGCCCCGGCGTGGCCGGTCGAGCACGGGGGATGTGACTGGAGCCTGACCCAGCACTACATCTTCAGCCGGGAGTCGACGCTCGCCGGCGCGCCGACGCTGTCGCCGATGGGGATCAAGATGGTCGCCCACGCCATCGTCCGGTTCGGCACCGAGGAACAGAAGGATTACTTCCTGCCCCGCATCCTCACCGGGGAGGTCTTCTTCTGCCAGGGCTACTCCGAACCCGAGGCGGGCTCGGATCTGGCCGCGCTGTCGATGGCCGCCCGCGACGACGGCGACGACCTGGTGTGCACCGGCAGCAAGATCTGGACCACCCATGCGCGGGAAGCGAACTGGATGTTCGCCCTCGTGCGCACCACCCGCGGTGAGAAGAAGCAGCGGGGTATCACGTTCGTGCTGATCGACCTGACGTCGCCGGGTGTCGAGATCCGGCCCCTGGTCATGACGTCGGGCGAGGAGGTGCAGAATCAGGTCTTCTTCGACGAGGTGCGCGTGCCCAAGGCCAATGTGATCGGCGAGATCGACGACGGCTGGACCGTCGCGAAGTACCTGCTGGAGTTCGAGCGCGGCGGCGGGTCGTCGGCGCCCGCGTTGCAGGTGATGGCCGAGGAGATCGCCGCGGCAGCAGCCGAACAGCCCGGACCCGGGGGCGGGCGGCTGCTCGACGATCCGGCCTTTGCGCGCAAGCTCGCCGACGCCCGGATCCGCACCGAGGTGCTCGAGATCCTCGAGTACCAGGTCCTCGCCGTCGTCGCCGCCGGCGGCAACCCCGGAGCCAAGTCGTCGATGCTCAAGGTGCTCGGCACCGAACTCAGCCAGTCGATCACCGAGCTCGCGATGGAGGCCGCGGGGCCGCGCGGCCGGGCCTATCAGCCACACGCGACCTGTCCCGGCGGTCCGATCGCCGACTTCGACCCGCCCGCAGACGGTTACGTCACCGGAGCGCCGTGGCAGGCGGTGGCGCCGCTGCGGTACTTCAACGACCGCGCGGGCTCGATCTACGCCGGCAGCAACGAGATTCAGCGCAACATCCTGGCCAAAGCAGCACTCGGACTCTAG
- a CDS encoding TetR/AcrR family transcriptional regulator — MGRPNTQARRRRDIMDAAIALIERHDLAALKLADVAAEIGLTTNAVRYYFPDMAQLLSELALRSDVRFYDERRRLGEQTDDPATQLAMTIAAGLPTGADDAEWRAIWRAVLAAGFELDQRRDVQGIYHRQVGLYADLLESGAAAGVFTLTAPARDVAMTLMAMEDYLGYRIVARDPQMDRATALRLMRQYAESSTGTTLPEAD, encoded by the coding sequence ATGGGGCGGCCGAACACACAGGCGCGACGACGCCGCGACATCATGGACGCGGCGATCGCGCTGATCGAACGCCACGACCTGGCCGCGCTGAAACTCGCCGACGTCGCCGCGGAGATCGGGCTGACGACGAATGCGGTGCGGTACTACTTCCCCGACATGGCGCAGCTGCTGTCCGAACTGGCGCTGCGCTCCGACGTGCGCTTCTACGACGAGCGGCGCCGCCTCGGCGAGCAGACCGACGATCCGGCCACGCAACTGGCGATGACCATCGCCGCCGGGCTGCCCACGGGCGCCGACGACGCGGAGTGGCGGGCGATCTGGCGCGCGGTGCTCGCCGCCGGGTTCGAACTCGACCAACGCCGCGACGTCCAGGGCATCTACCACCGGCAGGTCGGTCTCTACGCCGATCTCCTCGAGTCCGGCGCCGCCGCAGGGGTCTTCACGCTGACCGCGCCCGCCCGCGACGTCGCGATGACACTGATGGCGATGGAGGACTACCTCGGCTACCGCATCGTCGCGCGCGACCCGCAGATGGACCGGGCGACCGCCCTGCGCCTCATGCGCCAGTACGCCGAATCATCGACGGGGACAACCCTTCCCGAGGCTGACTGA
- a CDS encoding PE-PPE domain-containing protein yields the protein MRRTATTLLIVITLLLCSGCLAHRFSAPQARDSAPLSAGTAQRLGIPAQATVLALPGADLHLRDTMPEEFRGVFSRPPYTMRDVDYPRDLSADSIPTGVANLDGALRATPGTLIVLAYSQGAQVASEWMRRYARDPTAPGPDRLTFVLFGNPLRASGGEKVGHPTRRTTGLATPTDTPWHIVDVARRYDGFADSPQDKSNGDAVRNANLGKLFIHPHYEGVDLNDPSLVIWNRGNTTFVLTDEPALPIFQKSGAGPGQAEAMRSRIESAYRRE from the coding sequence GTGAGAAGGACCGCCACCACCCTCCTCATCGTGATCACCTTGCTGCTGTGCTCGGGGTGCCTGGCACACCGCTTCAGCGCGCCGCAGGCACGGGACTCTGCCCCACTCTCAGCGGGCACCGCTCAGCGTCTGGGCATTCCGGCGCAGGCGACGGTTCTCGCGTTGCCCGGCGCCGATCTGCATCTGCGCGACACCATGCCCGAGGAGTTCCGGGGCGTGTTCAGCAGGCCGCCGTACACGATGCGCGACGTCGACTATCCCCGCGACCTGAGCGCCGACTCCATCCCGACCGGTGTCGCCAACCTCGACGGCGCCCTGCGCGCGACGCCCGGCACCCTCATCGTGCTGGCGTACAGCCAGGGCGCCCAGGTGGCGTCGGAGTGGATGCGCCGGTACGCCCGGGATCCGACCGCTCCCGGCCCGGACCGTCTCACCTTCGTCCTGTTCGGCAACCCTCTGCGCGCGTCCGGGGGCGAGAAGGTCGGTCACCCGACGCGCCGCACCACCGGTCTGGCCACACCGACGGACACGCCCTGGCACATCGTCGACGTGGCGCGCCGCTATGACGGATTCGCCGATTCTCCGCAGGACAAGAGCAACGGCGATGCGGTGCGCAACGCGAATCTGGGCAAGTTGTTCATCCACCCGCATTACGAAGGGGTGGACCTGAACGACCCCTCGCTGGTGATCTGGAATCGCGGCAACACCACCTTCGTGCTCACCGACGAACCGGCACTGCCGATCTTCCAGAAATCGGGAGCTGGCCCCGGCCAGGCCGAGGCGATGCGCTCGCGCATCGAGTCGGCCTATCGCCGTGAGTGA
- a CDS encoding PucR family transcriptional regulator translates to MPMTVGEVIALPAVQRGAPEVLSAQRWDEPIRWVHSSDLADLSSLLQGGELVLTTGAALARAPRTYLRGLADAGALGVVVEVGTQVVELPPGAGGIADELGLALVVLHRAVRFVDITEAVHRRIVAEQYEEVAFDRRVHETFTDLSMKRASLTGIVDAAARMLDEPVVLEDLSHQAVAVSTGIAADLLEDWERRSRRSPGRGGNAEPWTVTGVGPRSQQWGRLVVPRAPADVQRTTMVLERAAAALAMHRMIEQDRTGLQQQAQSGLIDDVLRGRITEERDVAARAQALGLRRCAQYFPAVVRATRPPLSADPVADHRRNVAFLDAVAHTVTAAGHSGLFSRRADAEVGMILALKDSRSVERALAALGDRLRDEVCRVDGVTTSVLALGPPAEQITDAVAGLSEAAHIAEVASALRPGERSFFRASDVRLRGLLSLLRDDERVQRFAETELRAVLFDESTAVPSNLAVLREYLRLAGNKAALAQRLHMSRPALYKRLAAIRDALGVDLDDGESMTSLHVALMIVDAAAGERSR, encoded by the coding sequence ATGCCCATGACGGTCGGCGAGGTGATCGCCCTGCCCGCGGTGCAGCGGGGCGCGCCCGAGGTGTTGAGTGCTCAGCGCTGGGACGAGCCGATCCGATGGGTGCACAGCAGCGATCTGGCCGACCTGTCGAGCCTGCTCCAGGGCGGCGAGCTGGTGCTGACCACCGGAGCGGCCCTCGCCCGCGCGCCGCGGACGTATCTGCGCGGCCTGGCCGACGCGGGCGCCCTCGGCGTGGTCGTCGAGGTGGGAACGCAGGTCGTCGAGCTCCCGCCCGGCGCCGGCGGCATCGCCGACGAACTCGGCCTCGCCCTCGTCGTTCTGCACCGCGCGGTCCGGTTCGTCGACATCACCGAGGCGGTGCACCGCCGCATCGTCGCCGAACAGTACGAGGAGGTCGCGTTCGACCGCCGCGTGCACGAGACGTTCACCGACCTCAGCATGAAGCGTGCCTCGCTGACCGGGATCGTCGACGCGGCCGCCCGGATGCTCGACGAGCCCGTCGTCCTGGAGGACCTCTCGCACCAGGCGGTCGCAGTCTCCACCGGTATCGCCGCCGATCTGCTCGAGGACTGGGAGCGCCGGTCCCGCCGCAGCCCCGGCCGCGGCGGCAACGCCGAGCCCTGGACGGTCACCGGGGTCGGGCCGCGTTCGCAGCAGTGGGGACGGCTGGTCGTACCCCGGGCGCCGGCCGACGTGCAGCGCACCACGATGGTGCTCGAGCGCGCCGCGGCCGCGCTGGCCATGCACCGGATGATCGAGCAGGACAGGACCGGTCTGCAGCAGCAGGCGCAGAGCGGCCTGATCGACGACGTGTTGCGGGGCCGCATCACCGAGGAGCGTGATGTCGCGGCCCGCGCGCAGGCGCTCGGGCTACGGCGCTGCGCGCAGTACTTCCCGGCAGTGGTGCGGGCCACGCGTCCGCCGCTCTCGGCCGATCCGGTGGCCGACCACCGCCGCAACGTCGCCTTCCTCGATGCGGTGGCGCACACGGTCACCGCGGCGGGCCACTCGGGGCTCTTCTCCCGGCGCGCTGACGCCGAAGTGGGAATGATTCTGGCGCTCAAGGATTCGCGCTCGGTCGAGCGCGCGCTCGCGGCGCTGGGGGACCGGCTGCGCGATGAGGTGTGCCGGGTCGACGGCGTGACGACCTCGGTGCTGGCGCTCGGCCCGCCGGCGGAGCAGATCACCGACGCCGTCGCCGGACTCTCCGAGGCAGCGCACATCGCCGAGGTCGCCTCGGCGCTGCGACCCGGCGAGCGCTCCTTCTTCCGGGCGTCGGACGTTCGGTTGCGTGGGCTGCTGTCCCTATTGCGCGATGACGAACGCGTGCAGCGGTTCGCTGAGACGGAGTTGAGGGCTGTGCTTTTCGACGAGTCCACGGCGGTGCCGTCGAACCTCGCGGTGTTGCGGGAGTACCTGCGCCTGGCCGGCAACAAGGCCGCGCTGGCCCAGCGGCTGCACATGAGTAGACCGGCCCTCTACAAGCGCCTCGCGGCCATCCGCGACGCGCTGGGCGTCGATCTCGACGACGGCGAGTCGATGACCTCGTTGCACGTCGCGCTGATGATCGTCGACGCCGCCGCCGGGGAGCGCAGCCGCTAG
- a CDS encoding acyl-CoA dehydrogenase family protein: protein MDFTLTDEQELLRAGLTRFLATRYDLEKSRAAAKTGPGWQPEIWRAFADDLGLLGAALPEECGGIGGGPVEMMVIAEALGHALVVEPYVDTAVVAAGLLRRAGGEAATALLDRIVSGAAVVTLAATEPTSGENWQDVSTTAERDGESWVLTGSKIVSASTPLADHVLVTARTSGDRADAAGISLFLIEIASVTTGLEMHHYRTIDDRRASDITLDRVRLPASALLGDEGAAWGSLARARDEGAAAVCAEAVGAMRKVLADTVEYCTQRQQFGQPIGSFQALQHRMVDMYMEVEQSSAAVYLAILRLDADDATRARAVSAAKATVGRAARFVGQQAVQLHGGMGMTEELAIGHYFKRLTALQFEFGSTDHHLGRYAALTRG from the coding sequence ATGGACTTCACGCTCACCGACGAGCAGGAACTGCTCCGCGCCGGCCTGACGCGGTTCCTCGCCACCCGCTACGACCTGGAGAAGAGCCGCGCAGCGGCCAAGACCGGACCCGGGTGGCAGCCCGAGATCTGGCGGGCCTTCGCCGACGACCTCGGCCTCCTCGGAGCCGCGCTCCCCGAGGAGTGCGGCGGCATCGGCGGAGGTCCGGTCGAGATGATGGTCATCGCCGAAGCCCTCGGACACGCGCTGGTCGTGGAACCGTACGTCGACACCGCGGTGGTGGCCGCAGGACTGCTGCGGCGGGCCGGCGGCGAGGCCGCGACCGCACTGCTCGACCGGATCGTGTCGGGCGCCGCGGTCGTCACGCTCGCCGCCACCGAGCCGACATCGGGCGAGAACTGGCAGGACGTGTCGACGACCGCGGAGCGCGACGGCGAGTCGTGGGTGCTCACCGGGTCGAAGATCGTGTCGGCGAGCACTCCCCTGGCCGACCACGTACTCGTCACCGCACGCACGTCCGGTGACCGCGCCGACGCCGCCGGGATATCGCTGTTTCTCATCGAGATCGCCTCGGTGACAACGGGTCTCGAGATGCACCATTACCGGACCATCGACGACCGACGCGCCTCCGACATCACGCTGGACCGCGTGCGGCTGCCGGCGTCGGCACTCCTCGGCGACGAGGGCGCGGCCTGGGGGTCGCTCGCCCGGGCCCGCGACGAGGGCGCCGCCGCGGTGTGCGCCGAGGCGGTCGGCGCCATGCGCAAGGTACTCGCCGACACCGTCGAGTACTGCACGCAGCGACAGCAGTTCGGTCAGCCCATCGGCAGCTTTCAGGCGCTGCAGCACCGCATGGTCGACATGTACATGGAGGTCGAACAGTCCTCCGCCGCGGTGTATCTGGCGATCCTGCGACTCGACGCCGACGACGCCACCCGCGCGCGTGCGGTATCGGCGGCCAAGGCGACCGTCGGCCGGGCGGCGCGCTTCGTCGGGCAGCAGGCGGTCCAGCTGCACGGCGGGATGGGCATGACCGAGGAACTGGCCATCGGCCACTACTTCAAGCGGCTGACCGCGCTGCAGTTCGAGTTCGGCTCCACCGACCACCACCTCGGCCGGTACGCCGCGCTGACGCGCGGGTAG
- a CDS encoding APC family permease, whose translation MTTSTAPNTRRLTGRLGPVGIVFMVVAAAAPLTVIGGNMPLAMGLGNGAGAPVGFVIAALVLLVFSIGFVTMTPHVPEAGAFFSYVTVGLGERMGKGIAVVALIAYTAIQIGIYGYIGWAIADTVAHYHGPQIPWPVYSFAVLAIVAVLGYRHIELSAKVLGVALALEIGIVVVLDVVMVAKPGPAGVTFASFDPAVFTQGTIGIAILFALTGFIGFEATAVFRDEARDPERTIPRATYAAVIIIGAFYAITVWAFVVALGPDQVTGVAQQTLDGNGNMLLDTTGDMLGTVGRDIVNVLLLTSLFACVLSFHNVIARYQFVLAGKGLLPARLAAVHDDHLSPSFSSVVQTVTAAVIVGILAVLGIDPLVGVFGSMAGVATVGMVVLMLTTSIAVLVFFLRRGDRTAGGLWATRVAPTLAVLGLLASLWLVLSNFTLVTWGSATLSTVLAAIPFAGLIIGFLAWRPSRSLSSA comes from the coding sequence ATGACCACCTCCACCGCACCCAACACCCGGCGCCTCACCGGCCGTCTCGGTCCCGTCGGCATCGTGTTCATGGTCGTCGCCGCCGCCGCACCGCTGACCGTGATCGGCGGCAACATGCCGCTGGCGATGGGGCTGGGCAACGGCGCGGGCGCGCCGGTCGGCTTCGTCATCGCGGCGTTGGTGTTGCTGGTCTTCAGCATCGGCTTCGTCACGATGACGCCCCACGTTCCCGAGGCGGGCGCGTTCTTCTCCTACGTCACCGTCGGCCTCGGCGAGCGGATGGGCAAGGGCATCGCGGTCGTCGCGCTGATCGCCTACACCGCGATCCAGATCGGCATCTACGGGTACATCGGCTGGGCGATCGCCGACACCGTCGCGCACTATCACGGCCCCCAGATCCCCTGGCCCGTCTACTCGTTCGCGGTGCTGGCCATCGTCGCCGTGCTCGGCTACCGACACATCGAATTGAGCGCCAAGGTGCTGGGCGTCGCCCTGGCCCTCGAGATCGGCATCGTCGTCGTCCTCGACGTGGTGATGGTCGCCAAGCCCGGACCGGCCGGCGTCACGTTCGCGTCGTTCGATCCGGCGGTGTTCACCCAGGGCACGATCGGCATCGCGATCCTGTTCGCGCTGACCGGCTTCATCGGCTTCGAGGCCACCGCGGTGTTCCGTGACGAGGCACGCGATCCGGAGCGGACCATCCCGCGCGCCACCTATGCCGCGGTGATCATCATCGGCGCCTTCTACGCCATCACCGTGTGGGCGTTCGTCGTCGCGCTGGGGCCCGACCAGGTGACCGGGGTGGCGCAGCAGACGCTGGACGGCAACGGCAACATGCTGCTCGACACCACCGGCGACATGCTGGGCACGGTCGGTCGCGACATCGTCAACGTCCTGCTGCTGACGAGTCTGTTCGCCTGTGTGCTGTCGTTTCACAACGTGATCGCCCGCTACCAGTTCGTGCTGGCCGGCAAGGGTCTGCTGCCTGCCCGGCTCGCCGCGGTGCACGACGACCACCTCTCGCCGTCGTTCTCCTCGGTCGTCCAGACCGTCACGGCCGCAGTGATCGTCGGCATCCTCGCCGTGCTCGGCATCGATCCGCTGGTCGGCGTCTTCGGCTCGATGGCCGGTGTCGCCACCGTCGGCATGGTGGTGCTCATGCTCACCACCTCGATCGCCGTGCTGGTGTTCTTCCTGCGCCGCGGCGACCGGACGGCCGGCGGTCTGTGGGCGACGCGTGTCGCGCCGACGTTGGCCGTGCTCGGGCTGCTGGCCAGCCTGTGGCTGGTGCTGTCGAACTTCACGTTGGTCACCTGGGGCAGCGCCACGCTGAGCACGGTGCTGGCCGCGATTCCCTTCGCGGGCTTGATCATCGGCTTCCTGGCCTGGCGGCCGTCCCGGTCGCTGTCGTCGGCCTAG
- a CDS encoding FAD-binding protein, whose protein sequence is MDADVVWDDVVDVVCTDAGYAGMICAIATSEHGGDVMIAGQQRRTRMWFDSLRGDPATTAYVAELAGDIDLKRLPADEEALPVRTAQAYREPSTNKRRRTVPAFDGGRLRRWAASCIASPTGYLYTRVTDWPSETVQSADGDLLEVYAPDLGATSADAGVLAGLTAQARNHRVHVHPVDAVSRLVFEDNTVAGVVFATADGPLAIRARHGVLVCGGAPAGDDVPLAAGLRPALVGRTASRFGRVELLSAQ, encoded by the coding sequence GTGGATGCAGATGTGGTGTGGGATGACGTCGTCGACGTCGTGTGCACCGACGCCGGCTACGCGGGGATGATCTGCGCCATCGCCACGAGTGAACACGGCGGCGACGTGATGATCGCCGGTCAACAGCGACGCACCCGGATGTGGTTCGACTCGCTGCGCGGCGACCCCGCGACCACAGCGTACGTGGCCGAACTCGCCGGCGACATCGACCTCAAGCGGCTGCCCGCCGACGAGGAGGCGCTGCCCGTCCGCACGGCGCAGGCGTACCGGGAACCGTCGACGAACAAGCGCAGGCGCACGGTTCCGGCCTTCGACGGAGGACGACTCCGGCGGTGGGCCGCCTCCTGCATCGCCTCCCCGACGGGCTACCTCTACACCCGGGTCACCGATTGGCCCTCCGAGACGGTGCAGTCGGCCGACGGTGACCTGCTCGAGGTGTACGCGCCCGACCTCGGTGCGACGTCGGCCGATGCCGGGGTCCTCGCCGGGCTGACCGCGCAGGCCCGCAACCACCGGGTGCACGTCCATCCCGTGGACGCCGTGAGCCGTCTGGTCTTCGAGGACAACACGGTCGCCGGGGTGGTCTTCGCCACGGCCGACGGGCCGCTCGCGATCCGGGCCCGCCACGGTGTGCTGGTCTGCGGCGGGGCGCCTGCAGGCGACGACGTTCCCCTCGCCGCGGGTCTGCGGCCCGCGCTCGTCGGCAGGACCGCCAGCCGGTTCGGCCGTGTCGAGCTCCTCTCGGCGCAGTGA
- a CDS encoding bifunctional diguanylate cyclase/phosphodiesterase produces the protein MGATAATAVDVSQGVLAELVEYFGVDVSFLRRNDHTRRASVLVAEWPVRPGIPDPDPLKVVYFEGADPVFALAEHQKEPVVFRPEPSTDDYQRTINEGRQIPATSMACVPLLSGEVTSGVLGFVKFGDRDWTEAELNALKAIASLLAQVQARVDAEEQLRYLAEHDDLTGLYNRRALLSHLDARLAEGQPGPVSALFFDLDRLKAINDYLGHTAGDWFIRVLAERLRRGAEGPHLIARLGGDEFVVVPTTPMDADAAEALAHRLQAVLRERVSIDGEMLTRTVSIGVALGVPGHDSTSDLLRRADQAVLTAKGSGGNQVAVFTDDMSMKNEFRNDIELHLQTVIENGALLLHYLPEVDMRTGEIVACEALVRWQHPTRGLLAPDAFIGVAESINMAGELGRWVMRTACAEFAAWRSRGVGTDAVMRINVSPVQLVTDGFVEAVADTMAEFGLARGSVCLEITESVVVQDIETTRITLAGLKAAGVQVAIDDFGTGYSALSQLKSLPVDTLKIDRSFVRELGSDPGDLAIVRAIIALAEAFGLELVAEGVETEAAALTLLRHGCHRAQGFLLSRPIAGAAMESLLAKGRIPVQF, from the coding sequence ATGGGTGCGACCGCGGCGACCGCGGTCGACGTCAGCCAGGGTGTCCTCGCCGAACTCGTCGAGTACTTCGGCGTCGATGTGAGCTTTCTGCGCCGTAACGACCACACCCGGCGCGCCTCCGTGCTGGTCGCCGAATGGCCTGTCCGTCCCGGGATTCCCGATCCCGATCCGCTCAAGGTCGTCTACTTCGAGGGCGCCGATCCGGTGTTCGCCCTCGCCGAGCATCAGAAGGAACCTGTCGTCTTCCGGCCGGAGCCGTCCACCGACGATTACCAACGCACCATCAACGAGGGCCGCCAGATCCCGGCCACGTCGATGGCGTGTGTTCCGCTGCTGTCCGGCGAGGTGACCTCAGGAGTGCTGGGCTTCGTCAAGTTCGGCGACCGCGATTGGACCGAGGCCGAACTCAACGCCCTCAAGGCGATCGCGTCGCTGCTCGCGCAGGTGCAGGCGCGGGTGGACGCCGAGGAGCAGCTGCGCTACCTCGCCGAGCACGACGACCTGACGGGTCTGTACAACCGCCGCGCGCTGCTCAGCCACCTGGACGCCCGGCTCGCCGAGGGGCAGCCCGGGCCGGTGTCGGCGCTCTTCTTCGACCTCGACCGGCTCAAGGCGATCAACGACTACCTCGGTCACACCGCAGGCGACTGGTTCATCCGGGTGCTGGCCGAACGCTTGCGACGCGGCGCCGAGGGCCCGCACCTGATCGCCCGGCTCGGCGGCGACGAGTTCGTCGTGGTGCCGACCACTCCGATGGACGCCGACGCCGCGGAGGCGCTCGCGCACCGTCTGCAGGCCGTGCTGCGCGAGCGGGTGTCGATCGACGGCGAGATGCTCACCCGCACGGTCAGCATCGGCGTGGCGCTCGGCGTCCCGGGACACGACAGCACGTCGGATCTCCTGCGCCGGGCCGATCAGGCGGTGCTGACCGCGAAGGGCTCGGGCGGCAACCAGGTCGCCGTCTTCACCGACGACATGTCGATGAAGAACGAGTTCCGCAACGACATCGAACTGCACCTGCAGACCGTCATCGAGAACGGCGCCCTGCTGCTGCACTACCTGCCCGAGGTCGACATGCGCACGGGCGAGATCGTCGCCTGCGAGGCTCTCGTCCGGTGGCAGCACCCCACGCGCGGTCTGCTGGCCCCCGACGCGTTCATCGGGGTCGCCGAATCCATCAACATGGCAGGCGAATTGGGCAGGTGGGTGATGCGCACCGCGTGTGCCGAATTCGCCGCCTGGCGGTCGCGGGGTGTCGGCACCGACGCGGTGATGCGGATCAACGTGTCACCGGTGCAGCTGGTGACCGACGGCTTCGTGGAGGCGGTCGCGGACACGATGGCCGAGTTCGGCCTGGCCCGCGGTTCGGTGTGTCTGGAGATCACCGAGAGCGTGGTGGTGCAGGACATCGAGACCACCCGCATCACGCTCGCGGGCCTCAAGGCCGCCGGTGTTCAGGTTGCGATCGACGACTTCGGCACCGGGTACAGCGCGCTGTCGCAGCTGAAGTCGCTGCCCGTCGACACCCTGAAGATCGACCGCAGCTTCGTCCGCGAATTGGGTTCTGACCCAGGCGATCTGGCGATCGTCCGGGCGATCATCGCGCTCGCCGAGGCGTTCGGCCTGGAACTGGTCGCCGAGGGCGTGGAGACCGAGGCCGCGGCGCTCACCCTGCTGCGGCACGGATGCCACCGCGCGCAGGGGTTCCTGCTGTCACGGCCGATCGCCGGCGCCGCGATGGAGTCCCTGCTGGCCAAGGGCCGCATCCCCGTGCAGTTCTAG